Proteins encoded together in one Diceros bicornis minor isolate mBicDic1 chromosome 18, mDicBic1.mat.cur, whole genome shotgun sequence window:
- the HES7 gene encoding transcription factor HES-7 isoform X2, translated as MVTRDRAENRDGPKMLKPLVEKRRRDRINRSLEELRLLLLERTRDQNLRNPKLEKAEILEFAVGYLRERSRVEPPAAAAPGVPRSPAQDAEALASCYLSGFRECLLRLAAFAHDASPAARAQLFSALHGYLRPKPPRPEPVDPRPQAPRPPLDPAAPAPGPALHQCPPVHQGPPSPRCAWSPSPCSPRARDSGAPAPLTGLLPPPPPPHRQDGVPKAPPPPPPAFWRPWP; from the exons ATGGTCACCCGGGATCGAGCCGAGAATAGGGACGGCCCCAAG ATGCTGAAGCCGCTTGTGGAGAAGCGGCGCCGGGACCGCATCAACCGCAGCCTGGAAGAGctgaggctgctgctgctggagcGGACCCGGGACCAG AACCTCCGGAACCCGAAGCTGGAGAAAGCAGAGATACTGGAATTCGCCGTGGGCTACTTGAGGGAGCGAAGCCGGGTGGAGC CACCCGCCGCCGCGGCTCCAGGGGTTCCCCGGTCCCCAGCCCAGGACGCCGAGGCGCTCGCCAGCTGCTACTTGTCCGGCTTCCGCGAGTGCCTGCTTCGCCTGGCGGCCTTCGCGCACGACGCCAGCCCGGCCGCCCGCGCCCAGCTCTTCTCCGCGCTGCATGGCTACCTGCGCCCCAAGCCGCCCCGGCCGGAACCGGTAGATCCGAGGCCCCAAGCGCCGCGCCCACCGCTGGACCCCGCCGCCCCGGCGCCTGGCCCCGCGCTGCACCAGTGCCCCCCAGTGCACCAGGGCCCCCCTAGCCCGCGCTGCGCATGGTCCCCGTCCCCCTGCTCCCCCCGCGCCAGGGATTCCGGCGCGCCGGCGCCCCTCACCGGACTgctgccgccgccaccgccgcctcACAGACAAGACGGGGTGCCCAaggccccgccgcccccgccacCCGCTTTCTGGAGACCTTGGCCCTGA
- the HES7 gene encoding transcription factor HES-7 isoform X1 yields the protein MVTRDRAENRDGPKMLKPLVEKRRRDRINRSLEELRLLLLERTRDQNLRNPKLEKAEILEFAVGYLRERSRVEPPGVPRSPAQDAEALASCYLSGFRECLLRLAAFAHDASPAARAQLFSALHGYLRPKPPRPEPVDPRPQAPRPPLDPAAPAPGPALHQCPPVHQGPPSPRCAWSPSPCSPRARDSGAPAPLTGLLPPPPPPHRQDGVPKAPPPPPPAFWRPWP from the exons ATGGTCACCCGGGATCGAGCCGAGAATAGGGACGGCCCCAAG ATGCTGAAGCCGCTTGTGGAGAAGCGGCGCCGGGACCGCATCAACCGCAGCCTGGAAGAGctgaggctgctgctgctggagcGGACCCGGGACCAG AACCTCCGGAACCCGAAGCTGGAGAAAGCAGAGATACTGGAATTCGCCGTGGGCTACTTGAGGGAGCGAAGCCGGGTGGAGCCCCCGG GGGTTCCCCGGTCCCCAGCCCAGGACGCCGAGGCGCTCGCCAGCTGCTACTTGTCCGGCTTCCGCGAGTGCCTGCTTCGCCTGGCGGCCTTCGCGCACGACGCCAGCCCGGCCGCCCGCGCCCAGCTCTTCTCCGCGCTGCATGGCTACCTGCGCCCCAAGCCGCCCCGGCCGGAACCGGTAGATCCGAGGCCCCAAGCGCCGCGCCCACCGCTGGACCCCGCCGCCCCGGCGCCTGGCCCCGCGCTGCACCAGTGCCCCCCAGTGCACCAGGGCCCCCCTAGCCCGCGCTGCGCATGGTCCCCGTCCCCCTGCTCCCCCCGCGCCAGGGATTCCGGCGCGCCGGCGCCCCTCACCGGACTgctgccgccgccaccgccgcctcACAGACAAGACGGGGTGCCCAaggccccgccgcccccgccacCCGCTTTCTGGAGACCTTGGCCCTGA
- the ALOXE3 gene encoding hydroperoxide isomerase ALOXE3, whose translation MAVYRVCVTTGPYLMAGTLDNISVTLVGMCGESPKQLLDRVGRDFAPGSVQKYKVRCSAELGELLLLRLHKERYAFFRKDSWYCSCICVTAPDGTLSHFPCYQWIEGFCTIELRPGTARTICQDSLPLLLDHRKRELQARQECYCWKVYAPGFPGIVDVSSFEEMESNKKFALTKMTPCADQGDSGNRYLPGFPMKIDIPSLLYMDPNIRYSATKTTSLLFNAIPASLGMKLRGLLDRKGSWKKLDDIRNIFWCHKTFTSEYVTEHWHEDHFFGYQYLNGVNPVMLHCLSSLPRKLPVTNDMVAPLLGPGTCLQTELERGNIFLADYWILAEVPVHYLNGRPQYVAAPLCLLWLNSQGALVPLAIQLSQTPGPDSPIFLPTDSDWDWVLAKTWVRNSEFLVHENNTHFLCTHLLCEAFAMATLRQLPLCHPIYKLLLPHTRYTLQVNTIARATLLNPEGLVDKVTSIGRQGLLYLMSAGLAHFTYTNFCLPDSLRARGVLAIPNYHYRDDGLKIWAAIESFVSEIVGYYYPSDVSVQQDSELQAWVGEIFAQAFLGRESSGFPRQLCTSRELVKFLTAIIFNCSAQHAAVNSGQHDFGAWMPNAPSSMRQPPPQAKGTTTLKSYLDTLPEVNITCKNLLLFWLVSQEPKDQRPLGTYPDEHFTEEAPRRSIAAFQGRLAQISRDIRDRNQSLALPYTYLDPPLIENSVSI comes from the exons ATGGCCGTGTACCGCGTGTGTGTGACCACTGGCCCCTACCTGATGGCCGGCACACTGGACAACATCTCCGTTACACTGGTGGGCATGTGTGGTGAGAGCCCCAAGCAGCTGCTGGATCGTGTGGGCAGGGACTTCGCCCCTGGATCG GTGCAGAAGTACAAGGTGCGCTGCTCAGCAGAGCTGGGTGAGCTCTTGCTGCTGCGTCTACACAAGGAGCGCTATGCTTTCTTCCGCAAGGACTCCTGGTACTGCAGCTGCATCTGTGTCACCGCCCCTGATGGTACCCTGTCCCACTTCCCCTGCTATCAGTGGATTGAGGGCTTCTGCACCATAGAGCTGCGACCAGGAACAG CAAGAACTATTTGTCAggactcccttcccctccttctgGATCACAGGAAACGGGAACTCCAGGCCCGACAGGAATGCTACTG CTGGAAAGTCTACGCCCCTGGCTTCCCCGGCATTGTGGACGTCAGCAGCTTTGAGGAGATGGAGTCAAACAAGAAATTTGCCTTGACCAAGATGACACCTTGTGCAGACCAGGGTGACAG TGGGAATCGGTACCTGCCTGGCTTCCCCATGAAAATTGACATCCCGTCCCTGCTGTACATGGACCCCAATATTCGCTACTCAGCCACCAAGACGACTTCGCTGCTCTTCAATGCCATCCCTGC gtCCTTGGGGATGAAGCTTCGAGGGCTGCTAGACCGCAAGGGCTCCTGGAAGAAGCTGGATGACATTCGGAATATCTTCTGGTGCCACAAGACCTTCACTTCAG AATACGTCACAGAGCACTGGCATGAAGACCACTTCTTCGGGTACCAGTACCTGAATGGTGTCAATCCTGTCATGCTCCATTGCCTCTCCAGCTTGCCCAGAAAGCTGCCTGTCACCAATGACATGGTGGCCCCTTTGCTGGGACCAGGCACCTGCCTGCAGACAGAGCTAGAG AGGGGGAACATCTTCCTAGCCGACTACTGGATCCTGGCGGAGGTCCCCGTCCACTACCTAAATGGCCGCCCTCAGTACGTGGCCGCCCCGCTCTGTCTATTGTGGCTCAACTCCCAAGGGGCGCTGGTGCCCTTGGCCATCCAG CTCAGCCAGACTCCCGGGCCCGACAGCCCCATCTTTTTGCCCACTGACTCCGACTGGGACTGGGTGCTGGCCAAGACGTGGGTGCGCAACTCCGAGTTCCTGGTGCACGAGAACAACACGCACTTTCTGTGCACGCACTTGCTGTGTGAGGCCTTCGCCATGGCCACGCTGCGTCAGCTGCCTCTCTGCCATCCCATCTACAAG CTCCTGCTTCCCCACACTCGCTACACGCTGCAGGTGAACACCATCGCAAGGGCCACGCTGCTCAACCCTGAGGGCCTTGTGGACAAG GTCACGTCCATCGGGAGGCAAGGTCTCCTCTACCTCATGAGCGCTGGTCTGGCCCACTTCACCTACACCAATTTCTGCCTTCCGGACAGCCTGCGGGCCCGCGGCGTCTTGGCCATTCCCAACTACCATTACCGAGACGACGGCCTGAAGATCTGGGCCGCCATTGAGAG CTTTGTCTCAGAAATCGTGGGCTACTATTATCCCAGTGATGTGTCTGTGCAGCAGGATTCGGAGCTGCAGGCCTGGGTCGGCGAGATTTTTGCTCAGGCGTTCCTAGGCCGAGAAAGCTCAG GCTTCCCACGCCAGCTGTGCACCTCAAGAGAGCTGGTGAAGTTCCTCACTGCAATCATCTTCAACTGCTCCGCCCAGCACGCAGCTGTCAACAGTGGGCAG CATGACTTTGGGGCCTGGATGCCCAATGCCCCATCATCCATGAGGCAGCCCCCACCACAGGCCAAGGGGACCACCACCCTGAAGAGTTACCTAGACACTCTCCCAGAAGTGAACATCACCTGTAAAAACCTTCTCCTCTTCTGGTTGGTCAGCCAAGAGCCCAAAGAccag CGCCCCCTCGGCACCTACCCGGACGAGCACTTCACTGAGGAGGCCCCGCGGCGGAGCATCGCTGCCTTCCAGGGCCGCCTGGCCCAGATCTCGAGGGACATCCGAGATCGCAACCAGAGCCTGGCGCTGCCCTACACCTACCTGGACCCTCCCCTCATCGAGAACAGCGTCTCCATCTAA